CGTCGTGGAGAGCTGGCGGGGACGTCCCGTGCTGGTCGTCGGTGACGCCATGCTGGACGAGTGGCGCTTCGCCGAGTCGGAGCGGCTCTGCCGGGAGGCACCCGCCCCCGTCCTCACCCTGCGCCGGCGGATCTCGGCGGCCGGTGGGGCCGCGAACACGGCGGTCAACATCTCCGCCCTCGGCGGCCGGGCCGTCCTGGTGGCCCCGGTCGGCGCCGACGTGGCCGGGGACGAACTGCACGACTGCCTGGACCGCGCGGGCGTCTGGGACCGGACGGTCAGCCAGGAGGGCCGCCCCACCCCGGTCAAGCGCCGGATGCTCGCCGGCAACCAGATCCTGCTGCGGGAGGACTCCGGCGACCCGGAGGAGACCCTCGACGACGACGGTGTCGCCCGGCTGCTCACCGCGCTGCACTGCGCCACCGAGGAACTCGCCGCCGCCGCGCCGGACGCGCCGCTCACGCTGGTGGTCTGCGACTACGGCCTCGGCGCACTCCCCTCGGCGGTGCGCGCCTGGCTGGTCGCCAACCGGGACCGCTACGCCACCGTGGCCCTCGACGCGCACGACCTGGCGGACTGGCGGGGGCTGGCCCCGACCGTGGTGACCCCGAGCTTCGCCGAGGCGACCCGGCTGCTGGCCCGCGCGGCGGTCGGCTTCAACGCCGCCGGCCGTACCATCGGGGCCGCCACCTCCGCCCTGCACCTCGACCACCCGACCGACCCGGCCGACGGCCCCTCCGAGCTGGTGGTCGGCGCGGCCCCCGGCGGCGCCGGCGAGCCCGTGCCCCACGCCGACCCGGCGGACCGCGACGGCGGCGAGCTGGCGATGGGTACGGCACCCGGCGGGCGACGCTCCGGCGCCCCCCACCCGACGTCCGGCGCGCCGGCCACCGGCGGGACGCCCGCGTCCACCGGTCCGACCGGTGAACCGACCCCCGGCGAGGAGCGGGTCGCGCTGACCGGCGACGGGCTCAGCGTCACCGGCACCGGCGTGACCGTCAACGCGGCGGCCGGCGAGGGCGTCGACCGGGCGGAACTCGCCGAGGCCCGCCTGCCCGAGCTGCGCGCGCACACCGGCGCCGACGTGGTGGCGGTGACCCTGGACACCGAGGGCGCGGTGGTCGGCGGCGTCGACGGCGAGCCCCGGCGCAGCCACAGCACCCCCGTCCCGGCCAGTCACGCCGTGGGCGCCGGGGACGCGTACCTGGCGGCGATGACGCTGGCCCTGGCCGCCGCGGCGACGCTGCCGACCGCCGCCCAGCTCGCGCAGCTCGCCGCGACGATCACGGTCTCCGACACCGGCACCTGCGTGTGCCGCCGGGAGGACCTGCTGGCCGCCCTCGGCAGCGGACCGGACGAGGCCGGCCACCCGACCGTGGTGGACGCGGCGGAGCTGACCGCCCTGGTCGCGGAGCACCGCCGGTCCGGGCGCTCGGTGGTCTTCACCAACGGCTGCTTCGACGTGCTGCACCCGGGGCACGTCCGCTACCTCACCCAGGCCCGGGCCCTGGGTGACCTGCTGATCGTGGCGGTCAACTCCGACGACAGCGTGCGCCGGCTGAAGGGCCCGGACCGACCGGTGAACCCGGTGGAGGACCGGACCACGCTGCTGGCGGCGCTGGCCTGCGTGGACCACGTGGTGGTCTTCGAGGAGGACTCCCCGGCCCACCTGATCGAGGCGGTCCAGCCGGACGTCTACGTCAAGGGCGGCGACTACCCGCCGGAGATGGTCCCCGAGGCGCCCCTGGTCCGCCGGCTGGGCGGGCAGGTCCGCACCCTCGGGTACGTGCCGGACCGCTCCACCTCGGCGATCATCGACCGGATCCGGGCGCACGCCGCCGACGTCACCGACGTACGGCAGCCCCCGGTCCGGGACGGCGTACCGGGTGGGCCGGCGTGAACCGACCGCTGGACCTGGGCACGCCCGAGCAGTTCCGCCGGCACCGGCCGCTCGACGTGCTGATCCCCACCCGCAACCGTCCCGCCGAGCTGGCGGTCACCCTCTCCGGGCTGGCCGCCCAGGAGGGCGTACCCGACTTCGGGGTGGTGGTGAGCGACCAGTCCGACGGCGAGCCCGCGTACGCGCACCCGGCGGCGGCCACCATGGTCCGGGCGCTGCGCCACCGGGGTCGCCCGGTGCTGCTGACCCGGCGGCTGCCCCGGCGCGGCCTGGCCGAACACCGCGCCTACCTGCTGGACAACTCCGTCGCCCGGTACGTCCTCTGCCTCGACGACGACGTCTGGCTGGAGCCGGGGACGGTCAGTCGGCTGGTCACCGCGATCCGGGAGCTGGGCTGCGGATTCGTCGGCAACGCCGTGCACGGCCTGTCGTACGCCGACGACGTGCGACCCGAGACGCACGGCCACTACGAGGAGTGGGACGGTCCGCCGACCCCCGAGCGGGTCCGCCCCGACACCCCCGCCTGGGAGCGGGCGCGGATCCACCCGGCGGCGAACCTGCTGCACGTCACCGAGAAACTGCGGCTGCCGGCGGGGGCCTGGCGGGCGTACAAGATCTCCTGGATCGGCGGCTGCGTGCTCTATGACCGGGCCAAGCTGGTCGACGCCGGCGGCTTCGAGTTCTGGCGCCGGGTGCAGGAGAAGCACCAGGGCGAGGACGTCGCCGCGCAGCTCGCGGTGATGGACCGGCACGGCGGCGCGGGGGTGCTGCCCAGCGGCGCCTACCACCTGGAGTCGCCGACCACCGTCACCGAGCGGGACGTGGAGGCGTGGCAGGTGGTCCTCACCGACTCGGACACCCCGCAGCCGGCCTGAGCCGCCGGCCGACTCCCGCTGCCGGGACATCCGGCGTCACCCCGCGAGCAGCTCCCGGGCGGCCTCGACGACCTCGACGACGGGGACGTCGGTGACGAAGGAGTCGCGGTGCGGGCAGTCGCCGTCGCCGGGGCGGTGCGGATAGATGCCGGGGGTGCAGTCGACGCCGCAGACCGGGCAGTGGGTGGTCCAGGAGGCGATCGGCCGGTGCCGGGCGCGCAACGGCGTCGCCCCGTTGATCATGTTGCCGATCCAGTAGACGCCGACGGTCGGTGCCCCGACCGCACCGGCCAGGTGCAGCGGTCCGGAGTCGTTGGAGACGACCAGTGCGCAGTCGGCATAGCAGGCGGCCAGCGCGCCCAGGCTGAGCGTGCCGACCTGGGGACGGACCGGTACGCCGGCCGCCGCCACCACCTCGTCCACCACCTCCTGCTCCACCGGGGTGCCGGTGACCAGCACCTCGTACCCGTCGTCGGCCAGGGCCCGGGCCACCGCGCCGAACCGCTCGGCCGGCCAGCGCCGCCGGCTGTCGGTGGCGCCCGGGTGCAGCGCCACCCGGGGGCGCTCCGCCGGACCGAGCACCGCGCGGGCCTCGGCGCGGTCGGCGTCGGTGGGGTCGAGCCTCGGGGTGATCGTGGTGGCCGCCGCGCCGACCAGCGCGACCGCCTCCAGATAGCGGATCACCTCGTGCTGGTAGTAGACGTAGCGGAGCCAGCGGTCCAGCGGTGGCGCGTCCTCGGCCCGCAGCCCGGCGGTGACCCGGGCGCCCAGCCGGGCGACGATCGGGTTGGAGTTGGCGCCGCCGCCGTGCAGTTGCAGGGCCAGGTCGAAACGTTCCGCGCGGGCCGCGGCGAGGAAGTCGTCCAGGGACGACTCCGGCTCGTCCGGGCCGGGCACCCGGATGCCGGGGGCCGGCGGCACGACCAGCACCCGGTCCACCGGGCCGGGCCGGTCGCGCCAGAACGCCGCGTGCCACGGCGCGCCGAGCAGCACGATCTCCGCCCCCGGGTACGCGGCCCGCAGCGCCTCCAGCGCGGGCAGGATGAAGATGAAGTCACCCAGCGCGTTGGCCCGCAGCACCGCGATCCGCTCGACGTCGGGCACGCGCTCGCCCACCGGGCCGAGCAGGGACGGGGCGGCCACGCGTCAGGGCCGGTCGATCTCGTCGACGGTGGTGTCGGGGTGGTGCATCTCCCGGTCGGCGGCCGGGTCGGCGAGGGTGGACGTACCCGTCGTGGTGCCGGTGGGGCGCGGGCCGGTGCGGCCGACGGTGATGGTGCGCGGCGCGGGCCGGGACGCCCGGGGCAGCCGTACCCGCAGCAAGCCGTGGTCCATCACCGCGTCGATCGCCTCGAGGTCCACCCGGGACGGCAGGTCGACCCGGTATTCGAAGCCGCGGGTCTCGAAGCCGCCCGGGATGCCCTGGTCGGCGTTGACCTCGGCCTCCGAGCGGGCCCGGACGCAGAGTTCCCGGTCGTCCAGCTCGACGGCCACCTCCTCGGGCGCCACCCCGGGCAGCCGGACGGTGACCTCCCAGCCGTCGTTGGTCTCGGTCAGCTCGACGTCGGGCGGCCCGGACCGGCCGCCGACCAGCCGACTCAGCTCCGAACGCAGCGACTGGAGTTCGCCCATCGGGTCCCAGCCCTGCTGCCGACCGCGCCAGCCCCGGGCGAACCCACCGCTCTGTTCCGTCATCGCACGTCTCCGATCCGCTGGTGCCTCGAGGGGGAGCGCAGCGAACTCGGCGCGTTCAGGTCGGCCGCCGGGTCGACCCCGACGCCGAGCCGGTCGACCAGCTCGCCGCCGAGCCAGGCACTGATGCCGAGGATGGCCACCGCGACCACCTCGATCGCGATCAGCGCGCCACCGGCGGCCCGGGAGTCGGCGTTGAGCCGGACCACCCAGACCGCGGCGAAGAGCAGGATCACCGCCAGGTTGGCGGCGGCGTGGGTGAGCCCCACCCGCTTCGCCCGGGTGCCGGCGGGGATGGCGAGCAGGTCGACGCTGCCGGCCGCGGCGGCCAGCAGGCCGCCGACCAGGCCGACGGTGATGTTCCAGTACGCCACCTCGCCGAGCAGCCGCGGCCCGCCGACGGTGTCGATCACGTCGAAGAGGACTGCGGTGACCAGCAGGGCGACCGGGAACATCACCAGCATCGGGTGTACGGGGTGGCCGAGCACCTTGAGTCGGCTCTCCACTGACACCTCCGTCCGGTCGCGTCCGGTGTGCTGCGAGTCAGGCGGTACCCGACCCGACGGGGGGCAAACGCACTCGACGCGCTCTCTAGGCTGAACGGTGGCAGAGCCCCGTCGGTCACGGGTACGGAACGCCGGCGGGTCCCACCGACGGGGGAGGTCCGCGTGGAGATCACGTCGTACGAGGAGCTGCGCGAGCTGCTGGGGGATCCGATGCCCCGGGCGGTCACCAAGGAGCGCACCGTGCTGCACGAGCGGGACCGGGAGTGGCTGGCCGCCTCGCCGTTCTGCCTGATCGCCACGGCCGGCGCGGACGGCAGTTGTGACGTCTCGCCGAAGGGCGACCCGCCCGGCTTCACGCTGGTGCTGGACGACACGACGATCGCCATCCCGGAGCGGCCCGGCAACCGGCGGGCGGACGGCTACCGCAACATCCTCGACAACCCGCACGTCGGGCTGATCCATTTCATCCCCGGTCGGACGGACACGCTGCGGATCAACGGGCGGGCCCGACTGGTCCGCGACGCGCCGTACTTCGACGACATGGTGGTCAAGGGGCACCGGCCGGTGCTGGCGGTCGAGGTGGCGGTCGAGCAGATCTTCTATCACTGCGCGAAGGCGTTCCTCCGCTCCGACCTGTGGCGACCGGAGACCTGGCGCCCGGACGCGCTGCCGTCCCGGCCCCGGCTGATCAAGGAGGTGGAGGCCCCGGCGGCGAGCCTCGCCGAGCTGGAACGGCACTACGGCCCGGATTACCTCAGGACGATGTACGGCTGATCCTCTCCGGTCACGGTCCGACGGTCCGCGTTTCAGCGGGCGGCTGAGGGTACAGATCAAGGGACGGTCGACCGCGTCCCGCGGTGCGACAACCCCCTCAGGACACGGGTCGAGAAAGGAAGATGTGCGATGCCGACGACGAAGCACTCCGGGCGCGGCAGTGGCTCGACCACGAACCCGCCGGGTAACCAGACTCCGAACACCCCCGACATCAACGAGAGCGACATCGCCCGGATGAAGGTGGACGACCTGCGGGACCGGCTGCGCCGGCGCGGCGTCACCGGCACCGCCGACATGCAGAAGGACGACCTGGTCAAGGCCCTGATCAAGAGCATGAAGGACGGGCCGAAGAAGAGCACCTCCGCGGGCGGCTCCGGCTCGGGCGGCGGCTCGTCCTCGGCGAAGGCGTCGAACCCGCCGGGCAACCAGACGCCGAACACGCCGGACATCAACGAGAGCGACATCGCCCGGATGAAGGTGGACGACCTGCGGGACCGGCTGCGCCGGCGCGGCGTCACGGACACTGCCGACATGCAGAAGGACGACCTGGTCAAGGCCCTGATCAAGAGCCTCAAGGACGACTCCGGGTCCGGCTCGTCCGGCGGCTCGCGCTCCGGCTCTGGCTCTGGCTCGTCCGGCGGCTCGGGCTCGTCCGGCGGTGGCATCCGGACCGGCGCGCACACCTCGCGGTCGATCCGGTACTCGCAGGAGATCACCTCCGTCGACGACGAGCCGGAGCGGGCCGGGCGCAGCCTGGTCACCACCGACCACGACGTGATCCGGCGTTGGGCGGAGGCGCGCAAGGGCGTACCGACCACGGTGGACGGCAGTGAGCACGACGGGCACGCCGGCGTGCTGCGGATCGACTTCCTGGCCAACGGCCGCGAGGAGCGACTGCGGGAGATCAGCTGGGAGGAGTGGTTCCGCGCGTTCGACGAGCGGCGGCTCAACTTCATCTTCCAGGAGGAGCGCTCCGACGGTCGGCAGAGCAACTTCTTCCGGCTGGAGAGCCCGGACCGCGAGGACGGCTGAGGCTTTCGTCCATCCAGTCCCGGAGGCCCAGGTCGGCGCGTCGACCTGGGCCTTCGCACTGTCCATCGCATGTGTACCGACCGTTCAGGTTTAGCCCGGACGCGGTGGGTACCAATTCCTGTAACGCGAGGTAAGCCCCTCCTGAGAACACTCAACGACGAAGGAGTGCTCATGACCACCAAGGTCGAGAAGTCCATCGAAGTCAATGTTCCGGTCAGCACCGCGTACAACCAGTGGACGCAGTTCGAGGAGTTCCCCCGGTTCATGGGGGGCGTCCGCGAGGTGCGCCAGCTCGACGACAAGCGGATGCACTGGGTCGCCGAGATCGCGGGCGTGAAGCGCGAGTGGGACGCCAAGGTGCTGGAGCAGGTGCCGGACCGCAAGGTCGCCTGGGCCGCCACCGACGGTGCCACCAACGCCGGCGCCGTCTACTTCCAGCCGGTCGGCACCGACCGCACCCAGGTCCGGCTCTCCCTCGAGTACGAGCCCGAGGGCCTGGTCGAGAAGGCCGGCGACAAGCTGAACATCGTCGAGAAGCAGGCCGAGTCCGACCTGGAGAAGTTCAAGTCGTACATCGAGAGCCGGGGCGTCGAGACGGGCGCCTGGCGCGGCAGCGTCGACGAGGGCCGCAACCTGGGCACCCCCGGCGTGGAGCACGCCGCCTCCTCGATGGGTGACGACGGCAAGGCCGGCGTATCCGGCAAGGCTGTGGCCGCGGGCGCGGTAGCTGCCACCGCGGCGGCGGCGGGTGCCGCGGCGCTCGCCAAGCACCGCTCGGGCGACGACACCCCCACCACGACCACCACCCCGGAGACCGAGACCGAGTACGTGGTGACCGACGTCGAGGTGGTTCCGGAGCCCGGCACGACCGCCTACCCGACGGACCCGCGCCGCACCATCTGACGTACGTCCTTCCCTGCCGGCGACGCCCGGCGGACCGCTCCCGGTCCGCCGGGCGTCGTCGTGTCGGCGTGGTTCAGTCCGCGCGGTCGGCGGGCGTCGGGCTCGCCTTCGACGCCCGCCGCGCCGCTTCGATGACCTCGGTCGGGGCGCCGTGCAACCGCTTGAGATCCACGACGGGCATGCCCAGAGGTTCGACGATGGCCGGCGGGATCCGCTGGGCCTCGGCACGGAGTGCGCGACCTCCCTCGGCGAGCGTGACGGTGGGGCTCCGCGCGTCGTGATGAGTCAGAGCGGCAGTCGAGACGGTGCAACTTTGTGACCCGGCTCGGCGTGTAGTCAGTCGATGTCGCCTCACACCACGGGGAAACCATGACGAATTCCATCAGCTCCCGTCGCCTGCTCACCTGGACCGCACCCGCGGTGCTCGCGCTGAGCGCGTTCGCCCCGGCCCTGCCGGCCCAGGCCGCGCCGAAGCCCGCACCCACCGTCACCACCAGCCCGGTCGACAAGGACCTCAACGGTGACGCGGTCGCCGACCTGGTCACCGTCGGTGGTCCGGGCACCGGTCTCGCCTCCGGCGTCTGGTCCGCGCTCGGTGTCACGTCCCGCAGGACCGGCGTCGGCACCGGCCAGGTGCAGACACCAGCCACCAACATCGGCCTGCGCGGCAACGGCTTCGGCGGCACCTGGTCCGCCAGCGAGTTCGACGGCGGACAGGCCATCACCGGCCGCTTCTTCGGCGGCACCGAGGAAGACTTCCTCGTCTACTACCCGGCCGGCGTCTACGCTGGCGACGCCGCCTTCATCAAGGGCGCCGGCGACGGCACGATGCTCGACCCGGTCAGCGGGAACACGGCGTACGTCAGCCCGGACTATCTCCTCGACGCCAACGGCAACATCCCGCTGACGCTGGCGAACGCATTCCAGGCCGACGGCGTCGACAACGGCATCCCGGACCTGCTCGGGATCTCCGGTGACGCCACCAACGGCTACCGCCTCGGCTACCACCCCAGCTTCGGCGCGCCGGGCCTCTACTTCGGCACCACCACGCTGACCAACCCCACCCCGGCCGGCGGCACCGACTGGCAGAACTGGAGCATCGCAAGCACCCAGACGGGCTCCGGCGTCGCGCTCTTCCTGCGCAACGCCACCACCGGCGACCTCTACCTGTGGACCGGCGTCACCATGGTCGACAACGGTGACGGCACCGGCTCCCTGACCCACACCCAGTACCACGTGGCGGCGAACTGGAACACCGGCGTCACGATCAGCACCCTCCAGGCCGCCGACGTCAACCTCGACGGCACCCCGGACCTGTGGACCGTGCTGCCCGACGGGACCTACCGGGCGTACCTGATCTCCGGC
This genomic interval from Micromonospora sp. CCTCC AA 2012012 contains the following:
- the rfaE2 gene encoding D-glycero-beta-D-manno-heptose 1-phosphate adenylyltransferase codes for the protein MAGAAAEERRLATVVESWRGRPVLVVGDAMLDEWRFAESERLCREAPAPVLTLRRRISAAGGAANTAVNISALGGRAVLVAPVGADVAGDELHDCLDRAGVWDRTVSQEGRPTPVKRRMLAGNQILLREDSGDPEETLDDDGVARLLTALHCATEELAAAAPDAPLTLVVCDYGLGALPSAVRAWLVANRDRYATVALDAHDLADWRGLAPTVVTPSFAEATRLLARAAVGFNAAGRTIGAATSALHLDHPTDPADGPSELVVGAAPGGAGEPVPHADPADRDGGELAMGTAPGGRRSGAPHPTSGAPATGGTPASTGPTGEPTPGEERVALTGDGLSVTGTGVTVNAAAGEGVDRAELAEARLPELRAHTGADVVAVTLDTEGAVVGGVDGEPRRSHSTPVPASHAVGAGDAYLAAMTLALAAAATLPTAAQLAQLAATITVSDTGTCVCRREDLLAALGSGPDEAGHPTVVDAAELTALVAEHRRSGRSVVFTNGCFDVLHPGHVRYLTQARALGDLLIVAVNSDDSVRRLKGPDRPVNPVEDRTTLLAALACVDHVVVFEEDSPAHLIEAVQPDVYVKGGDYPPEMVPEAPLVRRLGGQVRTLGYVPDRSTSAIIDRIRAHAADVTDVRQPPVRDGVPGGPA
- a CDS encoding glycosyltransferase family 2 protein, coding for MNRPLDLGTPEQFRRHRPLDVLIPTRNRPAELAVTLSGLAAQEGVPDFGVVVSDQSDGEPAYAHPAAATMVRALRHRGRPVLLTRRLPRRGLAEHRAYLLDNSVARYVLCLDDDVWLEPGTVSRLVTAIRELGCGFVGNAVHGLSYADDVRPETHGHYEEWDGPPTPERVRPDTPAWERARIHPAANLLHVTEKLRLPAGAWRAYKISWIGGCVLYDRAKLVDAGGFEFWRRVQEKHQGEDVAAQLAVMDRHGGAGVLPSGAYHLESPTTVTERDVEAWQVVLTDSDTPQPA
- a CDS encoding glycosyltransferase family 9 protein — encoded protein: MAAPSLLGPVGERVPDVERIAVLRANALGDFIFILPALEALRAAYPGAEIVLLGAPWHAAFWRDRPGPVDRVLVVPPAPGIRVPGPDEPESSLDDFLAAARAERFDLALQLHGGGANSNPIVARLGARVTAGLRAEDAPPLDRWLRYVYYQHEVIRYLEAVALVGAAATTITPRLDPTDADRAEARAVLGPAERPRVALHPGATDSRRRWPAERFGAVARALADDGYEVLVTGTPVEQEVVDEVVAAAGVPVRPQVGTLSLGALAACYADCALVVSNDSGPLHLAGAVGAPTVGVYWIGNMINGATPLRARHRPIASWTTHCPVCGVDCTPGIYPHRPGDGDCPHRDSFVTDVPVVEVVEAARELLAG
- a CDS encoding Hsp20/alpha crystallin family protein, yielding MTEQSGGFARGWRGRQQGWDPMGELQSLRSELSRLVGGRSGPPDVELTETNDGWEVTVRLPGVAPEEVAVELDDRELCVRARSEAEVNADQGIPGGFETRGFEYRVDLPSRVDLEAIDAVMDHGLLRVRLPRASRPAPRTITVGRTGPRPTGTTTGTSTLADPAADREMHHPDTTVDEIDRP
- a CDS encoding DUF2231 domain-containing protein, whose amino-acid sequence is MESRLKVLGHPVHPMLVMFPVALLVTAVLFDVIDTVGGPRLLGEVAYWNITVGLVGGLLAAAAGSVDLLAIPAGTRAKRVGLTHAAANLAVILLFAAVWVVRLNADSRAAGGALIAIEVVAVAILGISAWLGGELVDRLGVGVDPAADLNAPSSLRSPSRHQRIGDVR
- a CDS encoding pyridoxamine 5'-phosphate oxidase family protein encodes the protein MPRAVTKERTVLHERDREWLAASPFCLIATAGADGSCDVSPKGDPPGFTLVLDDTTIAIPERPGNRRADGYRNILDNPHVGLIHFIPGRTDTLRINGRARLVRDAPYFDDMVVKGHRPVLAVEVAVEQIFYHCAKAFLRSDLWRPETWRPDALPSRPRLIKEVEAPAASLAELERHYGPDYLRTMYG